One Cucurbita pepo subsp. pepo cultivar mu-cu-16 chromosome LG11, ASM280686v2, whole genome shotgun sequence DNA window includes the following coding sequences:
- the LOC111805882 gene encoding protein ELF4-LIKE 3-like isoform X3, whose translation MEGETLSSGGMGNGRQMDGKMAHTFQKNFVQVQNILDQNRLLINEINQNHESKMPDNLARNVGLIRELNNNIRRVVDLYAHLSASFTKSMEASSEGNSAAKPGHKRNRPPP comes from the coding sequence atgGAGGGGGAGACATTGTCATCAGGAGGAATGGGGAATGGAAGGCAGATGGATGGGAAAATGGCTCACACATTTCAGAAGAATTTCGTTCAAGTTCAGAACATTTTGGATCAAAACAGATTGCTGATCAATGAAATTAACCAAAATCACGAGTCCAAAATGCCCGACAACCTCGCCAGAAACGTGGGCTTGATTCGCGAGCTTAACAACAACATCAGAAGGGTTGTTGATTTGTACGCCCATCTCTCTGCTTCCTTCACCAAATCCATGGAGGCTTCCTCCGAAGGAAACTCCGCCGCCAAGCCTGGCCACAAGCGCAACCGCCCTCCGCCGTAG
- the LOC111805882 gene encoding uncharacterized protein LOC111805882 isoform X1, whose protein sequence is MSILREWSMCIQKDSCRGIKPSFPLASWTLNKLDFVMAENVCIEVKYTMEEEPVKLLGMRLSRLDVIMIPQSDDGWPLQVSPLHYTQRFLRNYRRGVCLFRRFDSIGHLFSPLLLGIQTHSFSSSKYNVSDFEAG, encoded by the exons ATGTCCAT ATTAAGAGAATGGAGTATGTGCATTCAAAAGGATTCCTGCAGAGGCATTAAACCTTCCTTTCCTCTTGCATCTTGGACACTAAACAAATTAG ATTTTGTAATGGCTGAAAATGTGTGCATAGAAGTGAAGTACACTATGGAAGAGGAACCTGTAAAGCTTCTGGGAATGAGACTTTCTCGTTTGGATGTGATTATGATTCCACAATCTGACGATGGATGGCCACTTCAAGTTTCTCCCCTGCATTATACCCAAAG aTTTCTCAGAAATTACAGAAGAGGTGTCTGTCTGTTCCGGAGATTCGATTCAATCGGCCATCTTTTTTCTCCACTGCTCCTCGGGATTCAGACTCACTCTTTCTCTTCCTCAAAATATAATGTTTCAGATTTTGAAG CAGGATAG
- the LOC111805882 gene encoding uncharacterized protein LOC111805882 isoform X2 — translation MCIQKDSCRGIKPSFPLASWTLNKLDFVMAENVCIEVKYTMEEEPVKLLGMRLSRLDVIMIPQSDDGWPLQVSPLHYTQRFLRNYRRGVCLFRRFDSIGHLFSPLLLGIQTHSFSSSKYNVSDFEAG, via the exons ATGTGCATTCAAAAGGATTCCTGCAGAGGCATTAAACCTTCCTTTCCTCTTGCATCTTGGACACTAAACAAATTAG ATTTTGTAATGGCTGAAAATGTGTGCATAGAAGTGAAGTACACTATGGAAGAGGAACCTGTAAAGCTTCTGGGAATGAGACTTTCTCGTTTGGATGTGATTATGATTCCACAATCTGACGATGGATGGCCACTTCAAGTTTCTCCCCTGCATTATACCCAAAG aTTTCTCAGAAATTACAGAAGAGGTGTCTGTCTGTTCCGGAGATTCGATTCAATCGGCCATCTTTTTTCTCCACTGCTCCTCGGGATTCAGACTCACTCTTTCTCTTCCTCAAAATATAATGTTTCAGATTTTGAAG CAGGATAG
- the LOC111805879 gene encoding stress-response A/B barrel domain-containing protein UP3-like, which yields MLSLALRTISTLPSSSRHLRLRPNHRPSFRPFSVNMSTHTPPIEHVVLFKVKDGVDSSKVNDMLTGLNSLTSLEQVLHLTAAPVLRNCSSASNFTHLLHSRYPSKEDLSSYSAHSAHVDVVKQFVLPICDDIMAVDWVADALQGPVAAPPGSALRITFLKLKENLAEEVKNEILEVIAGLREKLGPNVQLTVGENFSPGRAKGYSIASIAIFPGPKELEAASSDPEMVELHKEKVREHLESVIVVDYVVPPAQTASL from the coding sequence ATGCTATCACTTGCACTCCGTACGATCTCCACGCTTCCTTCCAGTTCTAGGCATCTCCGCCTCCGCCCAAACCATCGCCCCTCCTTCAGGCCCTTCTCCGTCAACATGTCTACACACACTCCGCCAATCGAACACGTCGTCCTCTTCAAGGTTAAAGATGGCGTCGATTCCTCTAAGGTAAACGACATGCTCACTGGCCTCAATTCCTTAACCTCCCTTGAACAAGTCCTCCATCTCACCGCCGCCCCCGTCCTCCGCAACTGCTCCTCCGCCTCCAACTTCACTCACCTCCTTCATAGCCGCTACCCTTCCAAGGAGGATCTCTCCAGCTACTCCGCCCACTCCGCCCACGTGGACGTTGTCAAGCAATTTGTTCTTCCTATCTGCGATGACATCATGGCCGTCGATTGGGTCGCCGATGCTTTGCAAGGCCCCGTCGCCGCACCTCCTGGCTCTGCCCTTAGAATCACCTTCCTCAAACTCAAGGAGAATCTGGCGGAGGAAGTTAAGAACGAGATCTTGGAGGTCATCGCAGGTCTGAGGGAGAAATTGGGGCCCAATGTCCAGTTGACGGTGGGCGAGAACTTTTCCCCGGGCAGAGCCAAGGGGTATTCGATCGCTTCGATTGCCATTTTCCCGGGGCCGAAGGAGTTGGAAGCGGCGTCTTCAGACCCAGAAATGGTTGAATTGCATAAAGAGAAGGTCAGGGAGCATTTGGAGAGTGTGATTGTGGTGGATTACGTGGTTCCGCCGGCGCAAACCGCGAGTCTCTAA
- the LOC111805881 gene encoding mediator of RNA polymerase II transcription subunit 20a-like isoform X2, which produces MPLKWVLHWQPNAGSTVNSQILNEVSQCVESIHGVKGGKWKATLTFYKPILRDTNIAAGEFPRDFLGISVPEQPNKYYLIIRGQRIVLEADFTIQAIMEKLQSYKLRVALNFEGFQYQLGDFQLRVGKVVPNNSENLRGIVMEIEYLPISSMEKSKQVMEEFFEVWQEAMSKSSLPGRFMHIEPNFAEYGLSDYYTSQHTAVQYANVMAQLIATVQAVQSARN; this is translated from the exons ATGCCGCTAAAATG GGTTTTGCATTGGCAACCGAATGCCGGCAGCACTGTTAACAGTCAGATACTCAACGAGGTTTCGCAGTGTGTTGAGAGTATCCATGGCGTTAAAGGGGGCAAGTGGAAAGCTACTCTTACATTCTACAAACCCATCTTAAGAG ATACGAACATAGCAGCGGGCGAGTTCCCGCGCGACTTTCTTGGAATTTCTGTGCCGGAGCAACCAAACAAGTACTATCTCATAATTCGTGGCCAACGGATCGTGTTAGAAGCTGATTTTACGATTCAGGCTATAATGGAGAAGCTGCAGTCTTACAAATTGCGCGTTGCTCTCAATTTCGAG GGGTTTCAGTACCAATTAGGGGATTTCCAACTAAGAGTGGGAAAAGTTGTTCCCAACAATTCCGAGAATTTGAGAGGAATTGTCATGGAG ATTGAGTATCTGCCAATTTCTTCAATGGAGAAATCAAAACAGGTGATGGAGGAGTTTTTCGAGGTATGGCAAGAAGCCATGTCAAAAAGCTCCCTACCTGGTCGTTTCATGCACATAGAACCCAACTTTGCAGAATATGGACTGTCGGATTACTATACTTCTCAACACACAGCGGTTCAGTATGCCAATGTGATGGCCCAGCTAATCGCTACTGTGCAAGCAGTTCAATCAGCCAGAAACTAG
- the LOC111805878 gene encoding growth-regulating factor 5-like isoform X2, whose product MSARNRLPFTAAQWQELEHQALIFKYMVSGIPVPPDLLYAMKRSSLDTPFISRLFPHQYPDGNTSYFSVLTRIIHYDAQVLGLYCVCAVGWNFVQMGSGRKIDPEPGRCRRTDGKKWRCSKEAYPDSKYCERHMHRGKNRSRKPVEVLKPTTTITALTSNPSTPPISSITHNSTASLSTNSFPSEIHTHSCFNTPPPHPFLYQHGSFSRPPGSAHLQHNSNPSLLLDPPADYRRNRYVYAGKEDVDKHPFLSEEHSGNMRGFSASSMEDPWQLTPLTMSCSSSSPRHKNCSALQGDYSSYLQLQSFGGSPKQVKQDEHYYAVGKYNEMQSKMDREKPEKTMHHFFGEWSPKDRESWVDLDDKSSNTGAVSETRLSMSILNSSQHDFSSIFSSNKHNEN is encoded by the exons ATGAGCGCACGAAACAGGCTCCCATTCACTGCAGCTCAATGGCAAGAGCTAGAACACCAAGCCCTCATCTTCAAGTACATGGTCTCCGGCATCCCTGTCCCTCCTGATCTGCTCTACGCCATGAAGAGATCCTCTTTGGACACTCCTTTCATTTCCAGGCTCTTTCCCCACCAATATCCAGACGGTAACACTTcctatttttctgttttgacCCGTATCATTCATTATGATGCCCAAGTTTTGGGTTTATATTGTGTGTGTGCAGTTGGATGGAACTTCGTGCAGATGGGTTCGGGGAGGAAAATCGACCCAGAGCCTGGAAGGTGCAGAAGAACAGACGGCAAAAAATGGAGATGCTCCAAAGAGGCATATCCAGATTCTAAATACTGTGAGAGACATATGCACAGAGGCAAAAACCGTTCAAGAAAGCCTGTGGAAGTTTTGaaaccaacaacaacaataactGCTCTAACCTCTAATCCATCTACCCCACCCATCTCCTCCATCACCCACAACTCCACCGCTTCACTCAGCACCAACTCATTTCCCTCTGAAATCCATACCCATTCTTGTTTCAATACTCCTCCTCCTCACCCTTTTCTCTATCAACATGGCTCCTTCTCTAGGCCCCCTGGTTCTGCCCATTTGCAGCACAACTCCAACCCATCCTTACTTCTGGACCCTCCTGCAGATTACAG aagaaataggtaCGTTTATGCGGGGAAGGAAGATGTTGATAAGCATCCATTTCTATCGGAAGAACATTCTGGGAACATGAGAGGCTTCTCCGCTTCGTCTATGGAAGATCCCTGGCAGCTAACTCCTCTGACAATGAGTTGTTCTTCCTCATCCCCCAGACACAAGAACTGCTCAGCTTTACAAGGTGACTACTCTTCTTACTTGCAGCTGCAGAGCTTTGGCGGTTCCCCTAAGCAAGTGAAGCAAGACGAGCATTACTACGCGGTGGGAAAATATAATGAGATGCAGAGTAAGATGGACAGGGAGAAACCGGAGAAGACTATGCATCACTTCTTTG GTGAATGGTCTCCTAAAGACAGGGAGTCGTGGGTTGATTTGGATGATAAGTCATCCAATACTGGCGCAGTTTCTGAAACTCGGCTTTCAATGTCTATTCTTAACTCGTCGCAGCATGACTTCTCCTCCATTTTCAGTTCCAATAAGCATAATGAAAACTGA
- the LOC111805878 gene encoding growth-regulating factor 1-like isoform X4: MSARNRLPFTAAQWQELEHQALIFKYMVSGIPVPPDLLYAMKRSSLDTPFISRLFPHQYPDVGWNFVQMGSGRKIDPEPGRCRRTDGKKWRCSKEAYPDSKYCERHMHRGKNRSRKPVEVLKPTTTITALTSNPSTPPISSITHNSTASLSTNSFPSEIHTHSCFNTPPPPHPFLYQHGSFSRPPGSAHLQHNSNPSLLLDPPADYRRNRYVYAGKEDVDKHPFLSEEHSGNMRGFSASSMEDPWQLTPLTMSCSSSSPRHKNCSALQGDYSSYLQLQSFGGSPKQVKQDEHYYAVGKYNEMQSKMDREKPEKTMHHFFGEWSPKDRESWVDLDDKSSNTGAVSETRLSMSILNSSQHDFSSIFSSNKHNEN, encoded by the exons ATGAGCGCACGAAACAGGCTCCCATTCACTGCAGCTCAATGGCAAGAGCTAGAACACCAAGCCCTCATCTTCAAGTACATGGTCTCCGGCATCCCTGTCCCTCCTGATCTGCTCTACGCCATGAAGAGATCCTCTTTGGACACTCCTTTCATTTCCAGGCTCTTTCCCCACCAATATCCAGACG TTGGATGGAACTTCGTGCAGATGGGTTCGGGGAGGAAAATCGACCCAGAGCCTGGAAGGTGCAGAAGAACAGACGGCAAAAAATGGAGATGCTCCAAAGAGGCATATCCAGATTCTAAATACTGTGAGAGACATATGCACAGAGGCAAAAACCGTTCAAGAAAGCCTGTGGAAGTTTTGaaaccaacaacaacaataactGCTCTAACCTCTAATCCATCTACCCCACCCATCTCCTCCATCACCCACAACTCCACCGCTTCACTCAGCACCAACTCATTTCCCTCTGAAATCCATACCCATTCTTGTTTCAATACTCCTCC TCCTCCTCACCCTTTTCTCTATCAACATGGCTCCTTCTCTAGGCCCCCTGGTTCTGCCCATTTGCAGCACAACTCCAACCCATCCTTACTTCTGGACCCTCCTGCAGATTACAG aagaaataggtaCGTTTATGCGGGGAAGGAAGATGTTGATAAGCATCCATTTCTATCGGAAGAACATTCTGGGAACATGAGAGGCTTCTCCGCTTCGTCTATGGAAGATCCCTGGCAGCTAACTCCTCTGACAATGAGTTGTTCTTCCTCATCCCCCAGACACAAGAACTGCTCAGCTTTACAAGGTGACTACTCTTCTTACTTGCAGCTGCAGAGCTTTGGCGGTTCCCCTAAGCAAGTGAAGCAAGACGAGCATTACTACGCGGTGGGAAAATATAATGAGATGCAGAGTAAGATGGACAGGGAGAAACCGGAGAAGACTATGCATCACTTCTTTG GTGAATGGTCTCCTAAAGACAGGGAGTCGTGGGTTGATTTGGATGATAAGTCATCCAATACTGGCGCAGTTTCTGAAACTCGGCTTTCAATGTCTATTCTTAACTCGTCGCAGCATGACTTCTCCTCCATTTTCAGTTCCAATAAGCATAATGAAAACTGA
- the LOC111805878 gene encoding growth-regulating factor 5-like isoform X3, giving the protein MSARNRLPFTAAQWQELEHQALIFKYMVSGIPVPPDLLYAMKRSSLDTPFISRLFPHQYPDGNTSYFSVLTRIIHYDAQVLGLYCVCAVGWNFVQMGSGRKIDPEPGRCRRTDGKKWRCSKEAYPDSKYCERHMHRGKNRSRKPVEVLKPTTTITALTSNPSTPPISSITHNSTASLSTNSFPSEIHTHSCFNTPPPHPFLYQHGSFSRPPGSAHLQHNSNPSLLLDPPADYRRNRYVYAGKEDVDKHPFLSEEHSGNMRGFSASSMEDPWQLTPLTMSCSSSSPRHKNCSALQGDYSSYLQLQSFGGSPKQVKQDEHYYAVGKYNEMQSKMDREKPEKTMHHFFGEWSPKDRESWVDLDDKSSNTGAVSETRLSMSILNSSQHDFSSIFSSNKHNEN; this is encoded by the exons ATGAGCGCACGAAACAGGCTCCCATTCACTGCAGCTCAATGGCAAGAGCTAGAACACCAAGCCCTCATCTTCAAGTACATGGTCTCCGGCATCCCTGTCCCTCCTGATCTGCTCTACGCCATGAAGAGATCCTCTTTGGACACTCCTTTCATTTCCAGGCTCTTTCCCCACCAATATCCAGACGGTAACACTTcctatttttctgttttgacCCGTATCATTCATTATGATGCCCAAGTTTTGGGTTTATATTGTGTGTGTGCAGTTGGATGGAACTTCGTGCAGATGGGTTCGGGGAGGAAAATCGACCCAGAGCCTGGAAGGTGCAGAAGAACAGACGGCAAAAAATGGAGATGCTCCAAAGAGGCATATCCAGATTCTAAATACTGTGAGAGACATATGCACAGAGGCAAAAACCGTTCAAGAAAGCCTGTGGAAGTTTTGaaaccaacaacaacaataactGCTCTAACCTCTAATCCATCTACCCCACCCATCTCCTCCATCACCCACAACTCCACCGCTTCACTCAGCACCAACTCATTTCCCTCTGAAATCCATACCCATTCTTGTTTCAATACTCCTCCTCCTCACCCTTTTCTCTATCAACATGGCTCCTTCTCTAGGCCCCCTG GTTCTGCCCATTTGCAGCACAACTCCAACCCATCCTTACTTCTGGACCCTCCTGCAGATTACAG aagaaataggtaCGTTTATGCGGGGAAGGAAGATGTTGATAAGCATCCATTTCTATCGGAAGAACATTCTGGGAACATGAGAGGCTTCTCCGCTTCGTCTATGGAAGATCCCTGGCAGCTAACTCCTCTGACAATGAGTTGTTCTTCCTCATCCCCCAGACACAAGAACTGCTCAGCTTTACAAGGTGACTACTCTTCTTACTTGCAGCTGCAGAGCTTTGGCGGTTCCCCTAAGCAAGTGAAGCAAGACGAGCATTACTACGCGGTGGGAAAATATAATGAGATGCAGAGTAAGATGGACAGGGAGAAACCGGAGAAGACTATGCATCACTTCTTTG GTGAATGGTCTCCTAAAGACAGGGAGTCGTGGGTTGATTTGGATGATAAGTCATCCAATACTGGCGCAGTTTCTGAAACTCGGCTTTCAATGTCTATTCTTAACTCGTCGCAGCATGACTTCTCCTCCATTTTCAGTTCCAATAAGCATAATGAAAACTGA
- the LOC111805878 gene encoding growth-regulating factor 5-like isoform X1, with the protein MSARNRLPFTAAQWQELEHQALIFKYMVSGIPVPPDLLYAMKRSSLDTPFISRLFPHQYPDGNTSYFSVLTRIIHYDAQVLGLYCVCAVGWNFVQMGSGRKIDPEPGRCRRTDGKKWRCSKEAYPDSKYCERHMHRGKNRSRKPVEVLKPTTTITALTSNPSTPPISSITHNSTASLSTNSFPSEIHTHSCFNTPPPPHPFLYQHGSFSRPPGSAHLQHNSNPSLLLDPPADYRRNRYVYAGKEDVDKHPFLSEEHSGNMRGFSASSMEDPWQLTPLTMSCSSSSPRHKNCSALQGDYSSYLQLQSFGGSPKQVKQDEHYYAVGKYNEMQSKMDREKPEKTMHHFFGEWSPKDRESWVDLDDKSSNTGAVSETRLSMSILNSSQHDFSSIFSSNKHNEN; encoded by the exons ATGAGCGCACGAAACAGGCTCCCATTCACTGCAGCTCAATGGCAAGAGCTAGAACACCAAGCCCTCATCTTCAAGTACATGGTCTCCGGCATCCCTGTCCCTCCTGATCTGCTCTACGCCATGAAGAGATCCTCTTTGGACACTCCTTTCATTTCCAGGCTCTTTCCCCACCAATATCCAGACGGTAACACTTcctatttttctgttttgacCCGTATCATTCATTATGATGCCCAAGTTTTGGGTTTATATTGTGTGTGTGCAGTTGGATGGAACTTCGTGCAGATGGGTTCGGGGAGGAAAATCGACCCAGAGCCTGGAAGGTGCAGAAGAACAGACGGCAAAAAATGGAGATGCTCCAAAGAGGCATATCCAGATTCTAAATACTGTGAGAGACATATGCACAGAGGCAAAAACCGTTCAAGAAAGCCTGTGGAAGTTTTGaaaccaacaacaacaataactGCTCTAACCTCTAATCCATCTACCCCACCCATCTCCTCCATCACCCACAACTCCACCGCTTCACTCAGCACCAACTCATTTCCCTCTGAAATCCATACCCATTCTTGTTTCAATACTCCTCC TCCTCCTCACCCTTTTCTCTATCAACATGGCTCCTTCTCTAGGCCCCCTGGTTCTGCCCATTTGCAGCACAACTCCAACCCATCCTTACTTCTGGACCCTCCTGCAGATTACAG aagaaataggtaCGTTTATGCGGGGAAGGAAGATGTTGATAAGCATCCATTTCTATCGGAAGAACATTCTGGGAACATGAGAGGCTTCTCCGCTTCGTCTATGGAAGATCCCTGGCAGCTAACTCCTCTGACAATGAGTTGTTCTTCCTCATCCCCCAGACACAAGAACTGCTCAGCTTTACAAGGTGACTACTCTTCTTACTTGCAGCTGCAGAGCTTTGGCGGTTCCCCTAAGCAAGTGAAGCAAGACGAGCATTACTACGCGGTGGGAAAATATAATGAGATGCAGAGTAAGATGGACAGGGAGAAACCGGAGAAGACTATGCATCACTTCTTTG GTGAATGGTCTCCTAAAGACAGGGAGTCGTGGGTTGATTTGGATGATAAGTCATCCAATACTGGCGCAGTTTCTGAAACTCGGCTTTCAATGTCTATTCTTAACTCGTCGCAGCATGACTTCTCCTCCATTTTCAGTTCCAATAAGCATAATGAAAACTGA
- the LOC111805877 gene encoding uncharacterized protein LOC111805877 has protein sequence MDTKEETGSTRWGASLFLQTTEDVARAVAAAAAAAASEARSPRPSVIYSSKGDDTNSPLQRLQRQVNKVLKGFSSPPQVKTAGTYNPEVLTTQKRQWANFQLQYLDHRSQKEPTRIFESMVVVGLHPNCDIQALQRQYVARKSEGSGRVRTALNNSQSQSRVEPHLEPQVLFVYPPEKQLPCKYKDLLSFCFPGGVEVHAVEKTPSMSELNEILLGQEHFKQSDLSFVFRLQVADDSTLYGCCVLVEELVQKPSGLLSASEKAPSYSSLSRYILTTRRCYCILSRLPFFELHFGVLNSIFTEERLQRLTKGIGILDLESTENLSNEEDLAEDIGCMTLDQSAAEDRHEGKEEYSQGIMSDETHLEHQMHNGNFQCLKKGISDDIVVTLDREPEVVTAKTESVTVHKENHDIDVDDFTRNNQAIDRRLPNAVLPLLRYYQYESSDSSSSFQGSPSEDRNFRSDADDTETEEASFSGQDDSSDLLEILEWAKENKNGSLQIICEYYQLPYPARGCSVKFHPLEHLHPLEYYRSGETVLHVAGSTIDPRSCSTSLELAEAHGALMVEEEANALSVWTVASMCGSLRLEHILSILAGVLLEKQIVIVCSNLGILSASVLSIIPMIRPYQWQSLLMPVLPNDMLDFLDAPVPYIVGVKNKTSEVQSKLTNAILVDVNKNQVKASTIPQLPKQKELFSSLRPYHADLVGESYLGRKRPVLECTDVQVEAARGFLKVLRLYLDSLCANLRSHTITNVQSNDDKVSLLLKESFIESFPSRDRPFLKLFVDTQLFSVHTDLVLSFFQKE, from the exons ATGGATACGAAGGAAGAGACAGGGAGCACACGTTGGGGTGCTTCACTTTTCCTCCAGACGACTGAAGATGTTGCAAGAGCTGTGGCTGCTGCCGCTGCTGCTGCCGCATCCGAGGCTCGCTCTCCTCGTCCTTCTGTTATATATTCTTCAAAAGGCGACGATACCAACAGTCCACTCCAGAGATTGCAGCGTCAAGTTAATAAAGTTCTTAAAGGCTTTTCTAGTCCTCCGCAAGTCAAAACTGCAGGAACCTACAATCCTGAAGTTCTCACTACCCAGAAGCGTCAATGGGCCAATTTCCAGCTGCAGTACTTG GACCATCGATCTCAGAAGGAGCCGACTAGGATTTTTGAGAGCATGGTTGTTGTTGGGCTGCACCCTAATTGTGACATTCAAGCACTTCAGAGGCAGTATGTTGCAAGGAAGTCTGAAGGTTCCGGGAGAGTGCGAACTGCTCTTAATAATAGTCAGAGTCAATCTCGGGTGGAACCACATCTTGAACCACAG GTCCTTTTTGTTTACCCTCCAGAGAAACAGTTACCGTGCAAGTACAAGGACCTTCTTTCATTCTGCTTTCCAGGAGGTGTGGAG GTTCACGCTGTCGAAAAAACTCCTTCCATGAGTGAGTTGAACGAGATTCTTCTTGGGCAG GAACACTTCAAGCAAAGTGACCTCTCATTTGTATTCCGCTTACAG GTTGCTGATGATTCAACATTGTACGGATGCTGTGTTTTAGTTGAAGAATTAGTGCAGAAACCATCTGGGTTGCTTTCTGCATCTGAGAAAGCACCTTCCTACTCATCCTTGAGCCGTTACATACTAACCACACGCAGATGCTATTGCATTCTATCTCGCTTGCCATTCTTCGAATTACATTTTGGTGTGTTGAATAG CATCTTCACCGAAGAAAGGCTGCAAAGATTAACAAAAGGTATTGGTATTTTGGATTTGGAATCCACAGAGAATTTGAGCAATGAAGAAGATTTGGCGGAAGACATCGGTTGCATGACTTTAGATCAGAGTGCAGCTGAAGACAGACACGAGGGAAAAGAGGAATATTCTCAAGGAATAATGAGTGATGAAACTCATCTTGAGCATCAAATGCACAATGGAAATTTTCAATGTCTAAAAAAGGGCATTAGTGATGATATAGTTGTCACACTCGATCGAGAACCAGAGGTCGTTACTGCCAAAACAGAATCTGTTACTGTACATAAGGAAAATCATGATATCgatgttgatgattttacaaGAAACAATCAAGCGATTGATAGGCGTTTACCAAATGCGGTTCTTCCTCTCCTCCGTTATTATCAATATGAAAGCTCTGATTCGTCCTCAAG TTTTCAGGGGTCTCCGAGTGAAGACAGAAATTTCAGGAGTGATGCTGATGACACAGAGACAGAGGAGGCATCGTTTTCTGGCCAGGATGATTCCTCAGACCTACTTGAAATTCTTGAGTGGGCCAAG GAAAATAAGAATGGATCGTTACAAATCATATGCGAGTATTACCAGTTGCCTTACCCTGCTAGGGGCTGTTCTGTGAAGTTTCATCCTTTGGAGCACCTGCATCCCTTGGAGTATTATAGATCAGGTGAAACAGTTCTACATGTTGCTGGCTCGACCATTGATCCAAGGTCATGCAGTACAAGTCTTGAATTAGCAGAG GCACACGGCGCTCTCATGGTAGAGGAAGAAGCAAATGCCTTATCAGTATGGACTGTTGCAAGCATGTGTGGTTCTTTACGCCTCGAGCAT attttatcaattttagcTGGAGTGCTGCTGGAGAAGCAGATCGTGATCGTTTGTTCCAATCTG GGTATCCTATCTGCTTCAGTTTTATCGATTATCCCTATGATTCGTCCCTACCAGTGGCAAAGCTTGCTGATGCCA GTGTTACCAAATGATATGCTGGACTTTTTGGATGCCCCTGTTCCTTACATA GTCGGtgtgaaaaataaaaccagTGAAGTACAGTCGAAGCTGACCAATGCCATTTTGGTTGATGTGAACAAGAACCAG GTCAAGGCCTCAACAATACCTCAGCTGCCAAAACAAAAGGAGTTATTCTCATCGTTAAGACCGTATCACGCTGATCTAGTTGGAGAAAGTTATTTAGGGAGAAAGAGGCCAGTGCTTGAATGCACTGATGTGCAG GTTGAAGCCGCCAGGGGTTTCCTAAAAGTGCTAAGATTATACTTGGACTCTCTCTGTGCTAACCTCCGTTCACATACGATTACTAACGTACAATCGAATGACGATAAG GTTTCATTACTGTTGAAGGAGAGCTTCATTGAGTCGTTCCCAAGTCGTGATCGGCCATTTTTGAAG CTTTTTGTGGACACACAGTTGTTCTCTGTGCATACCGATCTCGTTCTCTCGTTCTTCCAGAAGGAATGA